In the Gammaproteobacteria bacterium genome, one interval contains:
- a CDS encoding conserved hypothetical protein (Evidence 4 : Unknown function but conserved in other organisms), giving the protein MISPQVLPAATANSNPVLHVSAKDAALARPTYGTGEASLPSFIIKRPEGLFVDTTKVGIDDRFMRFVDSVFADGAYFFGLEFVNFNRLLYELEQVSKLTAPVRLATDIRVFTLKRRAIYRAVQLSTDGTSAEYLFEAVFLESIDDPSVSKEVGNASSVILKKGSAQLEPTKLNFDEFVAHLWTNGVRAGIEETVVRRVISKDGGIERTKVALWREPVAGKNAEIEEKNKSLRRDNSPKLLRGGVVDLSAFQNHFPQVMKDELLIRKIPCILGVPGRKVTGELVEAAPPTDLDLTKLAGPGTRVEVRPDGQYIVANLTGFVTIDKSCNQISIAEKIVNRAGVNIRTTGNLKLSGDNYEEFGEVQEQRIVEGKNIILHNDVFGTIISRGGTILLGKNLVNGRASSPGGEITVQGRASAAVLDAPNGTIHIKHAEGCTISGGHLILESATRCQIIGNRVEIGTAAGCIIIAQSATIAVSNVHRHQETVVTMLTPNQLATEKKQTELRKRMTGIFPKLETTRKEIESIRGQKEFGNFLALKERLSKGEIQITPAQQDNLFKITNRFATLTQQLRALESTLEELQRTYSDFEEQLRELKQESDSVGTDIQCTISSIKGETIVRTLRVDSSTDTFSGEGLKALIAKTRNLDTIQNRLFSGSSANFSWRYKPIAEY; this is encoded by the coding sequence CCTGCCGCTACGGCAAATAGTAACCCGGTGTTACACGTCTCAGCAAAAGACGCTGCCCTCGCTCGCCCGACTTATGGAACCGGTGAAGCATCACTACCATCTTTCATAATCAAACGGCCTGAGGGACTTTTTGTCGATACCACAAAGGTTGGTATCGATGATCGGTTCATGCGCTTTGTCGATAGCGTGTTCGCAGATGGTGCCTATTTTTTTGGTTTAGAGTTTGTCAATTTTAATCGCCTACTCTATGAATTGGAACAGGTTAGCAAACTCACCGCACCGGTGCGCCTTGCGACGGACATTCGGGTTTTCACATTGAAACGTCGGGCTATTTATCGAGCGGTCCAACTCAGTACCGACGGGACCAGCGCAGAATATCTATTTGAAGCGGTATTTCTGGAAAGCATTGACGATCCGTCAGTAAGTAAAGAAGTCGGTAACGCCTCATCGGTCATCCTGAAAAAGGGATCAGCACAACTTGAGCCAACCAAACTCAATTTCGACGAATTTGTCGCACATCTGTGGACCAACGGAGTTCGGGCGGGCATTGAAGAGACTGTGGTACGGCGAGTAATTTCCAAGGACGGCGGAATTGAACGCACGAAGGTGGCGCTATGGCGCGAGCCTGTTGCAGGAAAAAATGCAGAAATCGAAGAAAAGAATAAGTCGCTGCGTCGCGACAATTCGCCAAAACTTTTGCGAGGCGGTGTCGTTGATCTCAGCGCATTCCAAAACCACTTTCCCCAAGTAATGAAGGACGAGTTGTTGATACGGAAAATACCCTGCATCCTCGGCGTGCCGGGCAGAAAAGTCACGGGAGAGCTAGTTGAGGCGGCACCTCCTACAGATCTTGACCTTACCAAACTCGCTGGTCCTGGAACTCGTGTCGAGGTCCGACCCGATGGGCAGTACATTGTCGCGAACCTGACTGGTTTTGTAACTATTGATAAATCTTGCAATCAGATCTCGATCGCTGAGAAAATCGTGAATCGCGCAGGGGTAAATATACGCACCACCGGAAATTTGAAATTAAGTGGTGACAACTACGAGGAATTCGGAGAGGTTCAGGAGCAACGGATTGTCGAGGGCAAGAACATAATTCTCCACAACGACGTATTCGGCACCATCATTTCACGTGGTGGCACCATTCTCCTGGGGAAAAATCTGGTTAACGGTAGGGCAAGCAGTCCCGGTGGAGAGATCACCGTGCAAGGTCGCGCCTCTGCTGCGGTACTCGATGCACCCAACGGCACCATCCATATCAAACACGCGGAGGGATGTACAATCTCTGGCGGTCATCTCATACTGGAATCGGCCACCAGATGCCAGATCATTGGTAATCGGGTAGAGATAGGGACGGCGGCGGGCTGCATCATTATTGCGCAATCGGCAACCATCGCCGTATCTAACGTCCATCGCCACCAAGAGACGGTTGTCACTATGCTCACCCCCAACCAATTGGCAACTGAGAAAAAACAGACGGAACTACGTAAACGCATGACAGGAATTTTTCCAAAACTTGAAACCACACGCAAAGAAATAGAGTCGATCAGAGGACAAAAGGAATTTGGTAATTTCCTGGCCCTCAAGGAAAGACTTAGCAAAGGTGAAATTCAAATTACACCAGCGCAACAAGATAACCTTTTCAAAATTACCAACCGTTTTGCCACACTTACGCAACAACTACGGGCATTAGAATCGACCCTGGAAGAACTTCAGCGCACCTATAGCGATTTTGAAGAACAATTACGCGAACTGAAGCAAGAGTCTGATTCAGTCGGAACCGACATTCAATGCACAATCTCGTCAATCAAGGGTGAAACCATTGTACGTACTCTGAGAGTTGATTCCAGCACTGATACTTTCTCGGGGGAAGGTTTAAAGGCGCTTATCGCAAAGACACGAAACCTTGATACTATACAAAATAGGTTATTCTCGGGCAGTTCAGCCAACTTTTCCTGGCGCTACAAACCAATAGCGGAGTATTAG